A section of the Longimicrobiales bacterium genome encodes:
- the mpaA gene encoding murein tripeptide amidase MpaA translates to MTLRPRQDRGTLASAPDVYGRSHLGAPLEVWRPSGPCELLVFAAIHGEEGETTSALSRALRALGEPSPHCAVVLAANPDGLSRGTRCNARGVELNRNFPTRDWQPDAVMHRSTLDAPRDVALSPGDGPGSEPETQGLIQLIQALEPNAVVALHAPLACIDDPNDSALGRWLAERTELPLVPDVGYPTPGSFGTWGAEQGLPVVTYEFGQTTPDGAAAEHVPVLVDLLSQRI, encoded by the coding sequence TTGACCCTTCGCCCGAGACAGGACCGCGGCACGCTCGCTTCGGCGCCCGACGTATATGGGCGCTCCCACTTGGGAGCGCCTCTTGAAGTCTGGCGCCCATCGGGTCCCTGTGAGCTGCTGGTATTCGCTGCGATCCACGGTGAGGAAGGTGAGACCACGAGCGCTTTGTCCCGCGCGCTTCGTGCCCTGGGCGAACCGTCTCCGCACTGTGCGGTTGTGCTCGCAGCCAATCCGGATGGCTTGAGTCGCGGCACCCGTTGCAACGCCCGTGGCGTCGAGCTCAACAGGAACTTCCCGACCCGTGATTGGCAGCCCGACGCGGTCATGCACCGATCGACGCTTGATGCCCCACGTGACGTCGCCCTCAGTCCCGGCGACGGGCCGGGCTCGGAACCGGAGACCCAAGGGCTCATCCAGCTCATCCAGGCACTCGAGCCCAATGCGGTTGTCGCGCTCCACGCTCCGTTGGCGTGCATCGATGACCCGAACGACTCGGCCCTGGGGCGATGGCTCGCCGAACGAACGGAGCTTCCGCTCGTTCCGGACGTTGGATATCCCACGCCGGGTTCGTTCGGAACGTGGGGTGCGGAGCAGGGGCTGCCCGTCGTCACGTACGAGTTTGGGCAGACCACACCGGACGGAGCCGCGGCCGAGCATGTGCCGGTCTTGGTCGATCTCTTGAGCCAGCGGATCTAG
- a CDS encoding nuclear transport factor 2 family protein produces the protein MMAAVVVALAPDSASAQFDGPEAQEVRAREVAFAKTMADRDFEAFLTFIAPDAVFFAGHRPQRGRTVIGDVRRSLFEGDGAPFAWGSDLVQVMDSGDVAFSSGPVTRPDGESTSQFNSIWLKADDEVWYVVLDKGS, from the coding sequence ATGATGGCTGCGGTTGTCGTCGCCCTAGCACCGGATTCGGCCTCGGCGCAGTTCGATGGGCCAGAGGCTCAAGAGGTCCGAGCTCGTGAGGTCGCGTTTGCGAAGACTATGGCCGACCGAGACTTCGAGGCGTTCCTGACGTTCATCGCACCTGATGCTGTCTTCTTCGCCGGCCATCGGCCACAACGAGGCCGGACCGTCATTGGCGATGTGAGGCGATCCCTCTTCGAAGGTGACGGTGCTCCTTTTGCTTGGGGCTCTGACCTCGTGCAGGTGATGGACTCCGGAGATGTAGCCTTCTCCTCTGGGCCCGTGACGAGGCCGGACGGGGAGTCTACGTCTCAATTCAACTCCATCTGGCTGAAAGCCGACGATGAAGTTTGGTACGTGGTGTTGGACAAGGGCTCGTGA
- a CDS encoding M15 family metallopeptidase, which translates to MSDSTISTGRDESHLCSAVQSERLGVRLHRSVVDPFLRLRDEAAISGFDLTVLSGFRAFDHQLSIWNRKARGDLAVLDSAAEPLSIHELSPAEWVYAILRWSALPGASRHHWGTDLDVYDHAARPEGYEIELIPEEVDSGGMFGPLHDWLDERISAETAEGFFRPYDRDRGGVAPERWHLSHEPTASSLEEALSVGTLRAVLQNADLELKDVVLGHLDDIYERFVINTNRMTA; encoded by the coding sequence GTGAGCGACAGCACGATCTCCACGGGCCGTGACGAGTCACACCTCTGCTCGGCGGTCCAAAGCGAACGCCTGGGTGTTCGACTTCACAGGAGTGTCGTCGATCCGTTTCTGCGACTTCGCGACGAGGCTGCGATATCTGGGTTCGACCTCACGGTGCTGAGCGGTTTTCGCGCGTTCGATCACCAACTCTCCATCTGGAATCGCAAAGCCCGTGGCGACCTAGCCGTGCTGGATTCGGCGGCAGAGCCTCTTTCGATTCACGAGTTGAGCCCGGCGGAGTGGGTGTACGCCATCCTCAGGTGGTCCGCGCTGCCAGGTGCCTCGCGACACCATTGGGGCACGGACTTGGATGTCTATGACCACGCGGCCCGACCCGAGGGATATGAGATCGAGTTGATCCCTGAAGAGGTGGACTCTGGAGGGATGTTCGGCCCGCTGCACGATTGGCTCGATGAGCGTATATCTGCGGAGACGGCGGAGGGTTTTTTTCGCCCGTACGATCGCGATCGAGGAGGTGTAGCGCCGGAACGCTGGCATCTGAGCCATGAGCCGACGGCCTCGTCGCTCGAAGAAGCACTCTCCGTCGGCACGTTACGTGCTGTGCTCCAGAATGCGGATCTCGAATTGAAAGACGTGGTCCTCGGACACCTGGACGACATCTATGAACGCTTCGTCATCAACACGAACCGGATGACCGCTTGA
- a CDS encoding SRPBCC family protein — translation MPGFTITRQIDAPVEKAWEALDDFGAIHEWSPGVTASELTSEGPVSLGSTRHCDFAPLRGVHERIDGYEPNQRMTVILYEPFKLPISGADRRLHD, via the coding sequence GTGCCGGGCTTCACGATCACACGCCAGATCGACGCACCTGTAGAGAAGGCCTGGGAGGCACTCGACGACTTCGGAGCCATCCATGAGTGGAGCCCCGGCGTGACCGCGTCCGAGCTGACTTCAGAGGGACCCGTGAGCCTAGGCTCTACCAGGCACTGCGACTTCGCCCCGCTTCGCGGCGTCCACGAACGCATCGACGGGTATGAGCCGAATCAACGCATGACCGTCATCCTCTACGAGCCCTTCAAGCTGCCGATCTCAGGTGCCGACCGCCGACTTCACGATTGA
- a CDS encoding nucleoside recognition domain-containing protein has product MVLNVIWVGFFLVAFAVAAVKLLFMGDTQVFSSMVTATFDMAETAFEISLGLTGVLTLWLGLMRVGEKGGVIAALSKVVRPFFHRIFPEIPKNHPVHGSMVMNFAANMLGLDNAATPLGLKAMQELQELNPSDDTASNAQIMFLVLNTSGLTLIPISVMVYRAQMGAANPSDVFLPILLTTFFSTMAGLISVAIVQRINLFDRVVMGYMGGLTALIAGMLFYFSRLPQEQVQLVSTVVANVLLFGIITLFILMAAIKRVNVYEAFIEGAKEGFPVVIKIIPYLVAILVGIGVFRASGAMDLLVGGIGWSFAMVGMNTDFIEALPTALMKPLSGSGARGMMVDAMQTHGADSFIGRLTSTFQGSTDTTFYIIALYFGSVSIKKTRHAVACGLIADGTAIVAGIFIGYVFFY; this is encoded by the coding sequence ATGGTCCTCAACGTCATCTGGGTCGGCTTCTTCCTCGTCGCCTTTGCCGTAGCAGCGGTGAAGCTGCTCTTCATGGGCGACACGCAGGTCTTCAGTTCAATGGTCACGGCCACCTTCGATATGGCCGAGACCGCCTTCGAGATTTCACTGGGCCTGACCGGAGTGCTGACCCTTTGGTTGGGTCTGATGCGGGTAGGGGAGAAGGGCGGTGTGATCGCGGCCCTGTCCAAGGTCGTTCGGCCGTTCTTCCATCGGATCTTCCCGGAGATCCCGAAAAACCACCCGGTTCACGGCTCCATGGTCATGAACTTCGCCGCCAATATGTTGGGCCTGGACAATGCCGCGACGCCTTTGGGCCTGAAGGCGATGCAGGAGCTGCAGGAACTGAACCCGAGTGACGATACGGCGTCGAACGCTCAGATCATGTTCCTCGTGCTGAACACATCCGGACTGACGCTCATCCCGATCAGCGTCATGGTGTATCGCGCTCAAATGGGTGCAGCGAACCCGTCGGACGTCTTCCTTCCCATTCTGCTGACCACATTCTTCTCCACGATGGCGGGTCTTATCTCTGTCGCCATCGTGCAGCGCATCAACCTGTTCGACCGCGTCGTGATGGGCTATATGGGCGGGCTGACTGCTCTGATTGCGGGGATGCTCTTCTACTTCTCGCGGTTGCCGCAGGAGCAGGTCCAGCTGGTGTCGACCGTCGTGGCGAACGTTTTGCTCTTCGGCATCATCACCCTCTTCATCCTGATGGCTGCCATCAAACGAGTGAACGTCTACGAGGCGTTCATCGAGGGGGCGAAGGAAGGCTTCCCGGTGGTCATCAAGATCATTCCATACTTGGTTGCGATTCTGGTGGGCATTGGGGTGTTCCGGGCGTCAGGCGCCATGGATCTCTTGGTGGGGGGGATCGGTTGGAGCTTCGCGATGGTGGGGATGAACACTGATTTCATCGAAGCGTTGCCCACGGCGCTGATGAAACCCCTGAGTGGAAGCGGTGCACGCGGTATGATGGTTGATGCCATGCAGACCCACGGCGCCGACTCGTTCATTGGCCGACTGACGAGCACGTTCCAGGGGTCTACCGACACGACGTTCTACATCATCGCGCTCTATTTCGGGTCGGTTTCCATCAAGAAGACCCGACATGCCGTGGCCTGCGGCCTCATCGCGGACGGCACGGCCATCGTAGCAGGGATCTTCATCGGGTACGTGTTCTTCTACTAG